Proteins encoded in a region of the Bombiscardovia apis genome:
- the tsf gene encoding translation elongation factor Ts yields MATITAALIKELRDQTGAGMMDVKKALTEADGDIERAKEIIRTTGIQAAGAREGRKAQEGLIASTVVEGGAGQIGYAVELNSETDFVAKTPQFVELGEEVVADVAKAGATTAEEAEQAQSKAGTVHETVEEAAALFHEHVKVGQFAKVEGPCVEVYAHRKSVEMPPSIVAVVATDEAGASVAHEAALQISAMGPQWLKREDVPAEVVESERRVATEKSQAEGKPEQIIPKIVEGRMNAFYKENVLLEQQYVKDPSKTVGDLFKQAGGQILAFARLEVGKGEE; encoded by the coding sequence ATGGCAACAATCACTGCTGCACTTATTAAGGAGCTGCGCGACCAGACCGGTGCCGGCATGATGGATGTAAAAAAGGCACTCACCGAGGCTGACGGCGACATCGAGCGCGCCAAGGAGATCATCCGTACCACTGGTATTCAGGCTGCTGGTGCCCGCGAGGGCCGTAAGGCTCAAGAAGGCCTCATCGCTTCTACTGTTGTAGAGGGTGGCGCTGGCCAGATTGGCTACGCCGTAGAGCTGAATTCCGAGACCGATTTCGTTGCTAAGACCCCTCAGTTCGTAGAGCTGGGCGAGGAAGTAGTAGCCGACGTTGCTAAGGCCGGTGCTACAACTGCTGAGGAAGCTGAGCAAGCTCAGTCTAAGGCTGGCACTGTGCACGAGACCGTCGAAGAAGCTGCTGCTCTCTTCCACGAGCACGTGAAGGTAGGCCAGTTCGCTAAGGTTGAAGGCCCTTGCGTAGAGGTGTACGCTCACCGCAAGTCCGTGGAGATGCCTCCGTCGATCGTTGCTGTTGTAGCAACTGATGAGGCTGGTGCTTCCGTAGCTCACGAGGCTGCTCTGCAGATTTCTGCTATGGGTCCCCAGTGGCTCAAGCGCGAAGATGTTCCTGCTGAGGTAGTCGAGTCCGAGCGTCGTGTGGCTACTGAAAAGTCACAAGCTGAGGGCAAGCCCGAGCAGATTATCCCCAAGATTGTGGAAGGCCGCATGAACGCTTTCTACAAGGAGAACGTCTTGCTCGAACAGCAGTACGTCAAGGATCCGTCCAAGACTGTAGGCGACCTCTTCAAGCAGGCTGGCGGCCAGATTCTGGCTTTCGCTCGTCTCGAGGTCGGCAAGGGCGAAGAGTAA
- the tsaB gene encoding tRNA (adenosine(37)-N6)-threonylcarbamoyltransferase complex dimerization subunit type 1 TsaB, which produces MNTHSEHQAGGSQQGRTLLIDTSYGLTVALDHAPVITEQDSRQHVELLQPSIQRLLTEAAIEASSISTVIVGVGPAPFTGLRTGIVAAKALAFATGAQLIGQDILSAQAAWSYKCFEEAAVQERASTKTAQRLTLAVNDARRRQLYFQLFEEGGQEETKAGARPLTEMDIDYPDHIAERINQACSQWQEQHLGLDYQLVVTGRGVEKYAESWKQLDCPALIQEDSLLDHGEQGVQCFIDCARSNRDGRSVEPLYLRRPDVSVPNPRKHVVSA; this is translated from the coding sequence ATGAACACTCACAGTGAGCACCAGGCCGGCGGCAGTCAGCAAGGCCGCACGCTCCTTATCGACACCTCTTACGGGCTCACTGTTGCCCTCGACCATGCGCCGGTCATCACCGAGCAGGATTCTCGCCAGCATGTAGAACTGCTCCAGCCCAGCATTCAACGGCTCCTCACCGAAGCCGCAATCGAAGCAAGCAGCATCTCCACCGTCATCGTTGGAGTTGGTCCAGCACCATTTACGGGATTACGTACCGGCATCGTGGCAGCTAAAGCACTCGCTTTCGCAACCGGGGCGCAACTGATTGGGCAAGACATTTTGAGTGCTCAAGCAGCCTGGTCATATAAGTGTTTCGAAGAGGCAGCAGTACAAGAACGCGCCTCAACCAAGACTGCTCAACGGCTGACCTTGGCAGTCAATGATGCTCGCCGCCGCCAGCTTTACTTCCAACTCTTCGAAGAAGGTGGGCAGGAGGAAACTAAGGCAGGAGCGCGCCCCCTAACCGAGATGGATATTGACTATCCAGACCACATCGCAGAACGAATTAATCAAGCTTGCTCCCAATGGCAGGAGCAGCATCTAGGCCTCGACTATCAACTCGTAGTCACCGGGCGGGGAGTTGAAAAATACGCAGAGAGTTGGAAACAATTGGACTGCCCCGCCCTCATTCAAGAAGACTCGCTCCTGGACCACGGCGAGCAAGGCGTCCAATGCTTTATTGATTGCGCTCGTTCAAACCGCGATGGGCGCTCCGTAGAACCCCTATACTTGCGTCGGCCCGACGTTTCTGTGCCCAATCCGCGCAAACATGTGGTGAGCGCCTGA
- the tsaD gene encoding tRNA (adenosine(37)-N6)-threonylcarbamoyltransferase complex transferase subunit TsaD — translation MSAPVVLGIESTCDETAAAVVCGHSLISNVVASSMNEHARYGGVIPEIASRAHAEAFVPVVSQALADANMDIADVDAIAVSAGPGLAGCLAVGVSGAKSLALAANKPIYGINHVIGHIAVTQLQFGAFPQDTLALIVSGGHTSLLHVQDVARKIDVVGTTLDDAAGECFDKIARILGFPYPGGPHIDKHAQAGDPHAIRVPQGLTQGKAGAQHPYDFSFSGVKTAVARWVEGLQAQGQPVPVDDVCASLADSVASVLTNKAMAACDLYGSSTLIVGGGFTANSQLRDKLVATGKERGIEVRIPQRQLCTDNGAMVAMLGSNLVEAGVRPSALDFPINSAMPLSQICM, via the coding sequence ATGAGTGCACCAGTAGTTCTAGGTATTGAATCAACCTGCGATGAAACCGCAGCCGCTGTCGTATGCGGTCATAGCCTCATTTCCAACGTCGTAGCGTCCTCTATGAACGAGCACGCCCGATACGGGGGAGTTATCCCAGAAATCGCCTCAAGGGCCCATGCTGAGGCTTTCGTGCCGGTAGTCTCGCAGGCGCTCGCCGATGCCAACATGGATATAGCAGACGTTGATGCTATTGCCGTTTCGGCTGGCCCCGGTCTGGCTGGCTGCCTGGCGGTAGGCGTTTCGGGAGCTAAGTCCTTGGCCTTGGCGGCCAACAAGCCCATATATGGCATCAACCACGTTATCGGTCACATCGCCGTTACTCAGCTCCAGTTCGGCGCCTTCCCGCAAGATACTTTGGCGCTCATCGTCTCTGGAGGCCACACGTCTTTGCTGCACGTGCAAGATGTGGCCCGCAAGATCGATGTTGTCGGCACAACTTTAGACGATGCAGCAGGGGAGTGCTTCGATAAAATCGCGCGCATTCTCGGCTTCCCCTACCCGGGCGGTCCTCATATTGATAAACACGCTCAGGCCGGAGACCCTCACGCTATTCGTGTGCCGCAAGGGCTGACTCAGGGCAAGGCGGGGGCCCAGCATCCTTACGACTTCAGCTTCTCAGGAGTCAAGACTGCGGTAGCTCGCTGGGTTGAGGGGTTGCAGGCTCAGGGCCAGCCCGTTCCTGTTGATGATGTCTGCGCATCCTTGGCTGATTCGGTTGCCTCAGTTCTGACTAATAAGGCTATGGCGGCATGTGATTTATACGGTTCAAGCACTCTGATTGTGGGCGGCGGCTTTACGGCCAACTCTCAGCTGCGCGACAAGCTAGTCGCTACGGGCAAGGAGCGCGGAATCGAAGTGCGCATACCCCAGCGCCAACTCTGCACCGACAATGGCGCAATGGTAGCTATGCTGGGCTCCAACCTAGTAGAGGCAGGAGTGCGCCCCTCAGCCCTAGACTTCCCCATCAACTCCGCCATGCCACTCTCCCAGATATGCATGTAA
- the def gene encoding peptide deformylase has protein sequence MAIRQIRVVPDPVLRTPCDPVRDITPAVRQLITDLLETVDDPGRAGLSANQIGVSLRAFSYNIGGKLGYVINPVLVETSGEQYSEEGCLSVPNQWYPTRRAEYAKVRGINLEGQEITLEGKGLMGRMLQHECDHLDGHVYLDRLEKDVRKQAMRQLRAQH, from the coding sequence GTGGCGATTCGTCAAATACGTGTAGTTCCTGATCCAGTTTTACGAACCCCTTGTGATCCCGTTCGCGACATAACCCCAGCTGTGCGCCAACTCATTACCGACTTGTTGGAAACGGTTGACGATCCAGGCAGGGCTGGTTTGTCTGCAAATCAAATAGGAGTCAGCCTGCGAGCTTTTTCCTACAATATTGGTGGCAAACTCGGCTATGTGATTAACCCAGTGCTGGTCGAGACTTCCGGCGAGCAATACAGCGAAGAAGGGTGCTTGTCTGTACCTAACCAGTGGTATCCCACTCGTCGGGCCGAATATGCCAAGGTGCGAGGCATTAACTTAGAGGGTCAGGAGATTACCCTAGAAGGCAAGGGCCTTATGGGGCGCATGCTCCAGCATGAATGCGACCATTTGGATGGCCATGTGTACTTGGACCGTTTGGAAAAAGATGTACGTAAGCAGGCTATGCGGCAGTTGAGGGCACAGCACTAA
- the pyrH gene encoding UMP kinase, protein MTCSEVRDDQPNTPRRVLLKLSGEAFGGGAVGIDVKVVQRIAQEIVVAVQNGVQVAIVVGGGNFFRGAELSQAGIERSRGDYMGMLGTVMNCLALQDFLEQAGQATRVQTAITMGQVAEPYIPLKAIRHLEKGRVVIFGAGAGLPYFSTDTVSIQRALEIHCVEVLMGKNGVDGIYTADPRKDPQASMFTRLSYNRALVDNLAVMDASALSMARDNAMPIRVFGLEGAGNVTRTLQGEELGTVVCAQESVTR, encoded by the coding sequence ATGACCTGCTCTGAGGTACGTGACGATCAACCTAATACACCGCGTAGAGTATTGCTGAAACTCTCAGGAGAAGCCTTTGGAGGCGGTGCTGTCGGTATTGATGTCAAGGTGGTCCAGCGTATTGCTCAAGAAATTGTAGTTGCCGTACAAAATGGTGTACAGGTGGCTATCGTGGTCGGCGGCGGTAATTTCTTCAGAGGAGCGGAGCTGAGCCAAGCTGGAATTGAGCGTTCTCGTGGCGATTACATGGGTATGTTGGGCACCGTTATGAACTGCCTAGCACTGCAAGACTTTCTCGAACAGGCTGGCCAAGCTACCCGCGTTCAAACTGCTATCACTATGGGCCAAGTAGCTGAGCCTTACATTCCATTGAAAGCCATTCGGCACTTGGAAAAGGGGAGAGTTGTTATTTTTGGCGCCGGCGCTGGTTTACCCTATTTTTCTACCGATACTGTTTCTATCCAGCGAGCACTAGAGATACACTGCGTAGAAGTCCTTATGGGTAAAAATGGTGTAGACGGTATTTACACCGCGGATCCGCGCAAAGATCCGCAGGCCTCTATGTTCACTCGCTTGAGCTACAACAGAGCCTTGGTCGACAATTTAGCTGTTATGGATGCTTCGGCTCTTTCTATGGCGAGAGACAACGCTATGCCCATCCGCGTGTTTGGACTTGAAGGCGCTGGAAACGTAACCCGTACCCTTCAGGGCGAAGAGTTAGGCACGGTGGTGTGCGCGCAAGAATCTGTTACCCGCTAA
- a CDS encoding AMP-dependent synthetase/ligase, protein MLREYTVENMHPTTDTDTIYSLLANRTERDPQDLIAQWMDPTTKSWHDVSAGQMLERVRQVAKGLMALGVRKGSMVVIYSATCYDWGVTDFACAALGAVSVPIYETDSSKQAETIVEDVNCVIAFAGDAEHAQTLEQIREKHSDIKYVFNFEAEGLNAVCDFGQAISDEELDEAISQVSADDLATIVYTSGSTGKPKGVMLSSRNFTHIVFAGWEVLYHMLAAPTRLMLFLPLAHCFARYIQYVAIGAQGVVGYVSSTKHLLADLRSFKPTYLLAVPRVFEKVYNAASQKAGAGVSGRVFAGAYQHFVQWSIDEQEGRGHSLAARMKHSFYMNAVGKTVQSALGNNLSFLACGGAPMNAELAHFFNGIDGITFIQGYGMTETAAPCCVNFEDANEVGSVGRPGPGITVRLSDDDELLVKSPSVFMGYFKNKELDATVLDKDGWLHTGDLARIDDNGFVFITGRKKDIIITAGGKNVSPAPMEETISTCPIVSQTVVVGDGRPFIGALVTLDEEMLGSWLSAQHLDTSMSIEQAAQNDAVRAFVQQYVDSANSDVSRAESVRKFIILDRDFNEADGTLTPSMKVVRPKVIDKYADLIDHVLYAPKPSGLKPAAGGVKLRVKTPESVAPYLDKAKSSVSDSLASVSEKLREAKLSDQERENDSTQDDDQLDQTDDKSEGKE, encoded by the coding sequence ATGTTGCGTGAATACACAGTCGAGAACATGCACCCGACGACCGATACAGACACTATCTACTCCTTGTTGGCTAACCGCACCGAGCGCGATCCTCAAGATTTGATCGCCCAGTGGATGGATCCAACAACAAAGTCTTGGCATGATGTCAGCGCTGGGCAGATGCTTGAGCGTGTGCGCCAGGTTGCTAAGGGCTTGATGGCTTTGGGCGTGCGTAAGGGCAGTATGGTGGTTATCTATTCGGCCACCTGCTACGACTGGGGTGTCACTGACTTTGCTTGCGCTGCCTTGGGTGCCGTGTCAGTGCCTATTTACGAGACTGATTCCAGCAAGCAGGCCGAGACCATTGTCGAAGATGTCAACTGCGTTATTGCTTTCGCTGGCGATGCCGAGCATGCACAAACTCTTGAACAAATTCGCGAGAAGCACTCAGACATCAAGTATGTCTTTAACTTCGAGGCCGAGGGTCTGAACGCAGTATGTGATTTCGGGCAAGCTATTAGTGACGAAGAGCTTGATGAGGCCATAAGCCAAGTTAGCGCCGACGATCTAGCTACAATCGTATACACGTCTGGTTCTACCGGCAAACCCAAGGGCGTGATGCTTTCCAGCCGCAACTTTACTCATATTGTGTTCGCTGGCTGGGAGGTGCTCTACCATATGCTGGCAGCCCCGACTCGCCTTATGCTCTTCCTTCCCTTGGCTCATTGCTTTGCTCGCTACATCCAATATGTGGCGATTGGAGCCCAGGGTGTGGTTGGTTACGTTTCTAGTACCAAGCATCTCTTGGCAGACTTGCGCTCTTTCAAACCCACCTACCTGCTGGCTGTGCCGCGCGTATTTGAAAAGGTTTACAATGCTGCTTCGCAGAAGGCCGGAGCTGGAGTTTCGGGCCGTGTATTCGCAGGTGCTTACCAGCATTTTGTCCAGTGGTCCATCGACGAGCAGGAGGGCCGTGGGCATTCGCTAGCCGCTCGTATGAAGCACTCATTCTATATGAACGCAGTTGGTAAGACCGTTCAGTCCGCACTGGGCAACAACTTGAGCTTCTTGGCTTGCGGCGGCGCTCCTATGAACGCTGAATTGGCTCACTTCTTCAACGGTATCGATGGCATTACGTTCATTCAGGGTTATGGCATGACCGAAACCGCTGCTCCCTGCTGCGTGAACTTTGAAGACGCTAACGAAGTTGGCTCCGTAGGTCGCCCCGGCCCCGGCATCACTGTTCGCCTCAGCGATGACGACGAACTTCTTGTCAAGAGCCCCAGTGTTTTCATGGGCTATTTTAAGAACAAAGAACTCGATGCTACTGTTCTTGACAAAGATGGCTGGTTGCATACCGGCGATTTGGCGCGGATTGACGACAATGGTTTTGTATTTATCACCGGGCGTAAAAAAGACATCATCATCACTGCCGGCGGCAAGAACGTCTCTCCAGCGCCGATGGAAGAGACCATCAGTACTTGCCCTATCGTTTCTCAGACAGTAGTAGTGGGAGACGGCAGGCCATTTATCGGCGCTCTGGTGACTTTAGATGAAGAGATGCTCGGCTCTTGGCTCAGTGCTCAGCACCTCGATACGAGCATGTCTATCGAACAGGCGGCCCAGAATGATGCGGTGCGTGCTTTCGTCCAGCAGTATGTAGATTCGGCCAATAGCGATGTATCTCGGGCAGAGTCAGTGCGCAAGTTCATCATCTTAGACCGTGATTTCAATGAAGCTGATGGCACGTTGACACCTAGCATGAAGGTGGTGCGCCCCAAGGTTATCGACAAGTATGCAGACTTGATTGATCACGTCTTGTATGCCCCCAAGCCTAGCGGCCTCAAGCCTGCTGCCGGTGGGGTTAAGTTGCGGGTAAAGACTCCCGAGTCAGTTGCCCCATACTTAGACAAAGCCAAGTCGAGTGTCAGCGATTCTTTGGCTAGCGTCTCTGAAAAGTTGCGAGAGGCCAAGCTGAGTGATCAAGAGCGCGAGAATGACTCAACGCAAGACGACGATCAGCTAGACCAGACAGATGACAAGAGCGAAGGCAAGGAGTAA
- a CDS encoding Rv3235 family protein — protein MSNWRVPVHYVDTSLVFSEASEEEVNSQASYVCSLSCKAFDIIRGHFPLQSLQGQLTPVCLERLGVFAQILSSAPIGVLKQPDASLSYPPVVPTKVELYVLNACTMEALVFLVVMGQSYQANLRLELWGTRWLCTLLDLG, from the coding sequence ATGAGTAATTGGCGGGTGCCTGTCCACTATGTTGATACGAGTTTAGTGTTCAGTGAAGCTAGCGAAGAAGAGGTCAATAGTCAGGCCAGCTATGTGTGTTCACTCTCTTGCAAAGCCTTTGACATTATTCGCGGGCATTTCCCCCTTCAAAGTCTGCAAGGCCAATTAACCCCGGTGTGTTTGGAGCGCTTGGGCGTTTTTGCTCAGATTCTCAGCTCAGCCCCTATTGGTGTTCTCAAACAGCCGGATGCAAGCCTGTCTTACCCTCCGGTGGTACCTACCAAAGTCGAATTGTATGTACTTAACGCCTGCACGATGGAAGCTCTAGTGTTTTTGGTTGTGATGGGGCAGAGCTACCAAGCTAATCTACGTTTGGAACTTTGGGGCACCCGTTGGCTGTGTACACTCCTTGATTTGGGCTAG
- a CDS encoding M23 family metallopeptidase translates to MNGEFDQRKRRKCQELKEEYQSECENYHRLGFLLCFLLVILFLLPVHSAQANMASLAGASPQDLDQSGSASCTPAWSWPVLSEQGSSPDLISGFRNPPQPWIPGHRGVDFHANPGQPIIAPHAGRLSFAGKVGGKDVVSMQIGKYTTTFEPAVSMQPVGSQVQRGEAIATVSGVSDHCENQCLHWGVKLAARTYVNPLNQVHPHRIVLKP, encoded by the coding sequence ATGAATGGCGAGTTTGACCAGAGGAAGCGGCGTAAATGCCAGGAGCTCAAGGAAGAGTACCAAAGCGAGTGTGAAAATTATCATCGCTTAGGATTCTTGCTGTGCTTCTTGCTGGTTATTCTATTTTTACTGCCTGTTCACTCTGCGCAAGCTAATATGGCGAGCCTTGCGGGGGCATCGCCACAAGACTTAGACCAGTCCGGTTCTGCTTCGTGCACACCTGCTTGGAGCTGGCCCGTACTTTCGGAACAAGGCAGCTCTCCCGATCTTATAAGCGGTTTTCGCAACCCACCTCAGCCGTGGATACCTGGACATAGGGGAGTAGATTTTCACGCCAACCCTGGGCAGCCGATTATTGCTCCTCATGCTGGCAGGCTGTCTTTTGCTGGCAAGGTTGGTGGTAAGGATGTAGTCAGCATGCAAATTGGCAAGTACACTACGACATTTGAGCCAGCGGTGAGTATGCAGCCGGTCGGAAGTCAAGTGCAGCGCGGAGAAGCAATAGCGACCGTGTCAGGGGTTTCCGACCATTGTGAGAATCAATGTTTACATTGGGGAGTGAAACTGGCAGCGCGTACCTACGTCAATCCTCTAAACCAAGTTCATCCCCACCGCATAGTACTCAAACCATAA
- the rpsB gene encoding 30S ribosomal protein S2: MAQITMSEMLKAGVHFGHQTRRWNPKMKQYILMERNGIHIIDLFKSLGMIDQAYDFIKQTVAHNGTILFVGTKKQAQEAIKTQATRVNMPYVCERWLGGMLTNFQTVTKRVDRLKELEEMDFSDVRGSGYTKKELLLLSREKDKLERQLGGIRNMNRTPSALFVVDINKEALAVEEARKLQIPVIALVDTNTDPEKVTYPIPANDDAIRGVDLLTSLMADAVAEGLLERSNKAVKAEETGDQPMAEWEKDLLAQKDESASQSGAESTEASKEAAPAEQAQQSEAK; this comes from the coding sequence ATGGCACAGATTACGATGAGCGAGATGCTGAAGGCTGGCGTCCACTTCGGTCACCAGACCCGCCGCTGGAACCCCAAGATGAAGCAATACATCTTGATGGAGCGCAACGGCATCCACATTATTGATCTGTTCAAGAGCCTCGGGATGATTGACCAGGCCTATGACTTCATCAAGCAGACGGTAGCCCACAACGGCACTATTCTCTTCGTTGGTACGAAGAAGCAGGCCCAGGAAGCTATCAAGACGCAGGCTACCCGTGTCAATATGCCCTACGTGTGCGAGCGTTGGTTGGGCGGTATGCTCACCAACTTCCAGACCGTGACCAAGCGCGTTGACCGTCTCAAAGAGCTCGAAGAGATGGACTTCTCCGATGTTCGCGGTTCCGGGTACACCAAGAAGGAGCTCCTGCTCCTGAGCCGTGAAAAGGACAAGTTGGAGCGTCAGCTTGGCGGTATTCGCAACATGAACCGCACCCCTTCGGCTCTGTTCGTGGTTGACATCAACAAAGAAGCTTTGGCAGTAGAAGAAGCACGCAAGTTGCAGATTCCTGTTATCGCCTTGGTTGATACCAACACCGATCCTGAGAAGGTTACCTATCCAATCCCAGCCAACGACGACGCTATTCGCGGCGTTGACCTGCTCACTAGCCTGATGGCTGATGCAGTGGCAGAAGGTCTGCTGGAGCGCTCCAACAAGGCTGTTAAGGCCGAGGAGACCGGCGACCAGCCGATGGCTGAGTGGGAGAAGGACCTCCTGGCTCAGAAGGACGAGAGCGCTTCCCAGAGCGGCGCTGAGTCCACTGAGGCTAGCAAGGAAGCAGCTCCTGCTGAACAGGCTCAGCAGAGCGAAGCCAAGTAA
- a CDS encoding transcriptional regulator: MSVELDPVIHATSRLRIMTVLARIGLGEEISFEKLRQLLDMTAGNLSVHSGKLEQAGYVSISKTFEGRKPATYLTITDQGRAAYRSYLSNLQTLLEGDENNV, translated from the coding sequence ATGAGCGTGGAACTCGATCCGGTTATCCATGCCACTTCGCGCTTGCGTATCATGACCGTACTAGCTCGCATAGGCTTGGGTGAAGAAATATCTTTTGAGAAATTACGGCAGCTGCTCGATATGACCGCTGGCAACCTTTCTGTGCACTCTGGAAAGTTGGAGCAAGCTGGATACGTAAGTATTAGTAAGACCTTCGAGGGGCGTAAGCCTGCGACCTATCTTACTATTACTGATCAGGGCAGGGCTGCATATCGTAGTTATCTTTCGAATTTGCAAACCCTGCTAGAGGGGGATGAAAATAATGTCTAG
- the spxB gene encoding pyruvate oxidase: MVNATGSVSKINAGDAVLRVLEQWGVPRIYGMPGGSFDSMMNAIHDERDRIDFIQVRHEEGGALAASAEAKLTGRIGVCFGSSGPGAVHLLNGLYDAREDGVPLLALVGEVPQQYMNIDYFQAMDEEPMFADVAVYNRTATSAQGLPALVDEAIRRAYKYNGVAVITIPKDLAWAEIDDLPVATAKNFRKPMPIPPHQDLIEEAVKLLESAKAPLLYFGMGARDTHDELIEMSNTFKMPLTSTFPAKGIVEDDFPAYLQSAGRVATKTATEAQYQCDVMLWVGSDNPFGSQFVAPYTKVIQIDNDGAKLGKRFQPEVSVAIQADAKLALRAILDAGHEQESKPYYRACIKSKQNWQEWIDSFNEDESTPLRPEPIFHILNEQLDDNDVLIPDVGNVDINFLRLAKIKPSNKWCVSGKHATMGFAVPAALAAKLEYPDSTVYSLSGDGGFAMLSEEILAQLKYHAPVINVVFSNETLGFIEAEQLDDSHQPLSGVDLPDTDWAKVAEGYGAVGFTVRTLDDARKAFAEAKKADRASVIDVKLTHERPLDTRYMRFAETCKDPEQVKEFQDRLQAGSLKSLSYWIAQESK, from the coding sequence ATGGTAAATGCAACAGGTTCCGTAAGTAAAATCAATGCAGGCGATGCAGTTTTGCGCGTACTCGAGCAGTGGGGAGTGCCTCGAATCTATGGCATGCCTGGCGGTTCATTTGATTCGATGATGAATGCAATCCACGACGAGCGCGACCGTATTGACTTTATCCAAGTTCGCCACGAAGAAGGTGGCGCCCTTGCTGCAAGCGCAGAAGCCAAGCTAACCGGCCGTATTGGTGTCTGCTTCGGCTCCTCCGGCCCCGGCGCAGTCCACTTGCTCAATGGCTTGTACGACGCCCGTGAAGACGGTGTGCCATTGCTGGCTTTGGTGGGCGAAGTGCCTCAGCAGTACATGAACATTGACTACTTCCAAGCTATGGACGAGGAGCCCATGTTTGCAGATGTGGCCGTGTACAACCGCACTGCCACGAGCGCTCAGGGACTGCCCGCTTTGGTAGACGAGGCCATCCGCCGAGCGTACAAGTACAACGGTGTTGCTGTTATCACTATCCCTAAAGACTTGGCTTGGGCCGAAATTGATGACCTTCCAGTGGCTACGGCTAAGAACTTCCGCAAGCCGATGCCCATTCCTCCTCACCAGGATTTAATTGAGGAAGCAGTCAAGCTGCTTGAATCGGCAAAGGCACCGCTGCTCTACTTCGGTATGGGCGCCCGCGATACTCACGACGAGCTCATAGAGATGTCGAATACCTTCAAGATGCCGTTGACTTCTACCTTCCCAGCTAAGGGCATTGTAGAAGATGATTTTCCTGCATACTTACAGTCAGCCGGCCGCGTGGCTACCAAGACAGCTACCGAAGCTCAGTACCAGTGCGATGTCATGCTCTGGGTGGGCTCAGACAATCCCTTCGGTTCGCAGTTTGTAGCTCCGTATACCAAGGTCATTCAGATTGATAATGACGGCGCCAAGTTGGGCAAGCGATTCCAACCGGAGGTTTCGGTAGCTATTCAGGCCGATGCCAAGTTGGCTTTGCGCGCTATCCTCGATGCTGGTCATGAACAAGAGTCTAAGCCTTACTACCGCGCCTGCATCAAGAGCAAGCAAAACTGGCAGGAGTGGATTGATTCCTTCAATGAAGACGAGAGTACGCCTCTGCGCCCCGAACCTATCTTCCACATCCTCAACGAGCAGCTTGACGACAATGATGTACTGATTCCAGACGTGGGCAATGTGGACATCAACTTCCTGCGCTTGGCTAAGATTAAGCCCAGCAACAAGTGGTGCGTCTCGGGCAAGCATGCAACGATGGGCTTCGCGGTTCCCGCTGCTTTAGCGGCCAAGCTGGAATACCCGGATTCTACCGTGTACTCCTTGAGCGGTGACGGCGGGTTTGCCATGCTTAGCGAGGAGATTCTGGCCCAGCTCAAGTACCATGCACCAGTGATCAACGTTGTCTTCTCCAACGAAACTCTCGGTTTCATTGAGGCTGAGCAGCTCGACGATTCCCATCAGCCGCTTTCGGGCGTTGACCTTCCCGACACTGACTGGGCCAAGGTGGCCGAAGGCTACGGAGCTGTGGGCTTTACCGTGCGTACGCTTGACGATGCGCGCAAGGCTTTCGCAGAGGCCAAAAAGGCTGATAGGGCTTCGGTAATCGACGTTAAGCTCACTCACGAACGCCCGCTCGACACCCGTTACATGCGCTTTGCGGAGACCTGCAAGGATCCCGAACAAGTCAAGGAGTTCCAAGACCGCTTGCAGGCAGGCTCTTTGAAATCGCTGAGCTATTGGATTGCTCAGGAAAGCAAATAG
- the rimI gene encoding ribosomal protein S18-alanine N-acetyltransferase, with protein sequence MLREVELADVDALADLEREVFAADAWTPGMLRQELQAPARTYLADEFQGQIRAYAGFWYDGEDAELMTIGVLEQYRQQALGSTLLTALIARAKNQGARRMLLEVRVDNEPAIAMYTRFGFERLGLRKRYYQPEGIDAYTMALQLSD encoded by the coding sequence ATGCTACGAGAGGTAGAACTCGCAGATGTGGACGCGCTCGCTGACTTAGAGCGAGAAGTTTTTGCAGCAGATGCATGGACGCCAGGAATGCTGCGGCAAGAATTACAAGCTCCGGCACGCACCTATCTGGCCGACGAATTTCAAGGGCAAATCCGTGCTTATGCAGGCTTTTGGTACGACGGTGAAGACGCAGAACTCATGACAATAGGGGTGCTTGAGCAATACCGGCAGCAAGCTTTGGGCTCGACTCTGCTTACAGCGCTCATAGCACGCGCCAAAAACCAAGGAGCCCGGCGCATGCTACTCGAAGTACGCGTTGACAACGAGCCGGCTATAGCAATGTATACCAGGTTCGGCTTTGAGCGATTAGGATTGCGCAAACGCTACTATCAGCCAGAGGGAATCGACGCCTACACGATGGCACTTCAACTCAGCGACTAG